A single genomic interval of Epinephelus fuscoguttatus linkage group LG22, E.fuscoguttatus.final_Chr_v1 harbors:
- the dera gene encoding deoxyribose-phosphate aldolase isoform X1: MSDRNPGMELDLEQISKVRVNTQAILKRAQHIQGLKTPKKQWQAAWLLKAVTCIDLTTLAGDDTPSNVHRLCLKAIQPVRYDLLKEMDMHNKGVTTAAVCVYPSRVADAVKTLKAANSSLPVASVATGFPAGQTPLETRLQEVRLAVADGATEIDIVINRTLALTGKWEAMYDEIRQFREACGDAHMKTILAIGELGTFTNVYKASLVAMMAGSDFIKTSTGKESVNATYPVAIVMVRAIRDYYLCTGHKVGFKPAGGIRTAQESLVWLTLIKEELGNDWLCPLLFRLGASSLLADIERQIYHHVTGQYAAYHELPLA, from the exons ATGTCGGACAGAAACCCGGGGATGGAGCTCG ACCTTGAGCAGATATCAAAAGTGAGGGTGAATACACAGGCCATCCTGAAGAGAGCTCAGCACATCCAAGGACTGAAGACCCCCAAGAAACAGTGGCAG GCTGCCTGGCTGCTGAAGGCTGTCACATGTATCGACCTGACAACTCTTGCtggagatgatacaccgtctaaTGTCCATCGGCTGTGTCTGAAAGCCATCCAGCCGGTCCGTTACGACCTGCTCAAAGAGATGGATATGCACAACAAAG gagtgacaacagcagcagtgtgtgtgtatccatctCGTGTGGCCGATGCCGTCAAAACACTAAAAGCAGCCAACTCCAGCCTTCCTGTTGCTTCAG TGGCCACTGGTTTCCCAGCAGGCCAGACACCATTGGAGACCCGCCTGCAGGAAGTCCGCTTGGCAGTGGCTGATGGTGCCACTGAGATCGACATCGTTATCAACAGGACGCTTGCCCTCACAGGAAAGTGGGAAG CCATGTATGATGAGATCCGTCAGTTTCGGGAGGCCTGCGGAGACGCCCACATGAAGACCATCCTGGCTATTGGAGAGCTGGGCACCTTCACCAATGTCTACAAGGCCAGCCTGGTGGCCATGATGGCTG GTTCGGACTTCATCAAGACATCCACAGGAAAAGAGTCTGTCAACGCCACTTACCCTGTCGCCATAGTGATGGTGAGGGCCATCCGTGACTACTACTTGTGTACAGGCCACAAG GTGGGCTTTAAGCCAGCAGGGGGCATCCGGACGGCTCAGGAGTCTCTGGTGTGGCTCACTCTGATCAAAGAGGAACTGGGCAACGACTGGCTCTGCCCGCTCCTGTTCCGCCTGGGAGCCAGCAGCCTGTTGGCTGACATCGAGAGGCAG ATCTACCATCATGTGACTGGACAGTATGCAGCCTATCATGAGCTGCCTCTGGCCTGA
- the dera gene encoding deoxyribose-phosphate aldolase isoform X2: MSDRNPGMELDLEQISKVRVNTQAILKRAQHIQGLKTPKKQWQAAWLLKAVTCIDLTTLAGDDTPSNVHRLCLKAIQPVRYDLLKEMDMHNKGVTTAAVCVYPSRVADAVKTLKAANSSLPVASVATGFPAGQTPLETRLQEVRLAVADGATEIDIVINRTLALTGKWEAMYDEIRQFREACGDAHMKTILAIGELGTFTNVYKASLVAMMAGSDFIKTSTGKESVNATYPVAIVMVRAIRDYYLCTGHKTSSQRQRHIRMTVTH; the protein is encoded by the exons ATGTCGGACAGAAACCCGGGGATGGAGCTCG ACCTTGAGCAGATATCAAAAGTGAGGGTGAATACACAGGCCATCCTGAAGAGAGCTCAGCACATCCAAGGACTGAAGACCCCCAAGAAACAGTGGCAG GCTGCCTGGCTGCTGAAGGCTGTCACATGTATCGACCTGACAACTCTTGCtggagatgatacaccgtctaaTGTCCATCGGCTGTGTCTGAAAGCCATCCAGCCGGTCCGTTACGACCTGCTCAAAGAGATGGATATGCACAACAAAG gagtgacaacagcagcagtgtgtgtgtatccatctCGTGTGGCCGATGCCGTCAAAACACTAAAAGCAGCCAACTCCAGCCTTCCTGTTGCTTCAG TGGCCACTGGTTTCCCAGCAGGCCAGACACCATTGGAGACCCGCCTGCAGGAAGTCCGCTTGGCAGTGGCTGATGGTGCCACTGAGATCGACATCGTTATCAACAGGACGCTTGCCCTCACAGGAAAGTGGGAAG CCATGTATGATGAGATCCGTCAGTTTCGGGAGGCCTGCGGAGACGCCCACATGAAGACCATCCTGGCTATTGGAGAGCTGGGCACCTTCACCAATGTCTACAAGGCCAGCCTGGTGGCCATGATGGCTG GTTCGGACTTCATCAAGACATCCACAGGAAAAGAGTCTGTCAACGCCACTTACCCTGTCGCCATAGTGATGGTGAGGGCCATCCGTGACTACTACTTGTGTACAGGCCACAAG accagcagccaaagacaaagacacatcAGGATGACTGTCACACATTAG